ATGGATTGCTCTACATTGTTACAGACCATGGCCTTTGGAAGCTTCATCTCGAACAGGGAATGACCGGTAATATAGAAACAGCAACGGTATATCCCAATCCATTCGTCCCCGGAGCAGGAGAAGTGCTGGGAATTGCCGGACTTCCAAATACTGCTCTGGACTTTCATCTGTTTGACCTGAGGGGAGAGCTTGTTTATGAGTCCCTGTCACAAAACAGGGACATGTTCTCATGGGATGGTTATGACAGCAATGGTGAACCTGTGGCATCGGGAACATATATTGTCCGGATTTCACAGGATGGTGAAAGCAGGTTTTTCAAGCTTGCAATTGTTCGATAATACCGGAAGAGGTTAATTCCATGAAAGGTGTTGTTCTCGCCGGGGGATTGGGAACGCGGCTCAGACCGCTGACCAGCATAACAAACAAGCATCTGCTGCCTGTTTATGATCAGCCTATGATTTTCTATCCTCTTCAGAAGCTTGCTGAGGCGGGGATCAGGGATGTAATGCTGGTTACAGGCGGGAATAGCGCGGGCGATTTCCTTCGACTCCTTGGTGATGGATCGCATTTCGGGCTCGATACTCTTAATTATGCCTATCAGACTAAAGAAGGTGGCATAGCGGAAGCAATAGGTCTGACAAAAGCATTTGTAGGCGGTGATAAATTCGTTGTAATACTGGGTGACAATATTATTGAGGATTCGCTTGAACCACATGTGGAGACGTTCCGGAAGCAGGAGAATGGAGCGAGAATACTTCTGAAGGAAGTGAACAATCCGAGAGATTATGGAGTAGCTGAGATCGAGGGTGACAGGATCATTTCAATAGTTGAAAAGCCTGAATACCCCAGAAGCAGCTATGCCGTCATTGGTGTATACATGTACGATGATTATGCATTTGAAGTTATCGATGCGCTTAAACCTTCCGCGAGGGGAGAACTTGAAGTCACCGATATCAACAACGCATATCTGAGTGCCGGTAAACTCAGGGCGGATATTATTGAAGGCTGGTGGGCAGATTCAGGAAGCAGTATTGACGGTCTTCTGCAGGCCGGGATCAGAGCAAGGGAACTCCGCCTGCAAGTGGTCGATGGGAGAAAGATGTGAAGCTCCTCGTAACGGGCGGCGCGGGTTTTATTGGAAGCAATTTTACAAGAATGGCGATTAAAAACAACCCTTCATGGAAGGTTACCGTTCTTGATAAGCTGACATATGCCGGCAGACGGGAAAATCTCGCTGATCTGGAAGATAATTCCCGTTTCGCATTTATCCGGGGAGATATCTGTGATCCGACTGTGGTGGCTGAAGCGATGAATGGATGCGACGCGATTATTAATTTTGCAGCTGAGACTCATGTGGACAGATCTATTGATGATTCTTCCTCTTTTGTCAGGACAGACATTGAAGGTGTCAGGATTCTTCTTGAGGAATTCAGGAAAGAGAAACGAAATCTATTCCTCCAGATATCTACTGATGAAGTGTATGGCAGTGTTGAATCCGGAAAATCTCGAGAAGGTGACGTGCTTGCTCCAAGAAGTCCGTATGCAGCATCCAAGGCTGGAGGAGAACTGCTGGCCATGAGCTACTGGACAACCCATAAAACCCCCGTTGTAGTAACGAGGGCATCGAATAATTACGGTCCATGGCAGTATCCCGAAAAGCTGTTCCCTCTATTTATTACGAACGCATTGGACGGAGAATCCCTTCCATTGTATGGGGACGGTCTGAACCGTCGCGACTGGATGTATGTGTTCGATCATTGCAGAGCACTGATGCTTATACTGGACAATCCTGCTCCGGGCTCCGTCTACAACATCGGAGCGGGGGAAGAGCATGCCAACAGGGAAGTGACCGATGGCATACTTGCGGCAACAGATGCTGATCCGGGTCTTGTGAGGTATATTGATGATCGTCCTGGACATGACAGACGTTATGCTCTTGATGTCAGTTGTATCAAAGAGAAGCTTGGCTGGAAAGCTGAGATCCCATTTGAAGAAGGGCTTGAACTTACAGTCGCATGGTACAAAAATAATCGTGCCTGGTGGGAAGAGATAAAATCAGGCAGATTCAGGGAATACTACAGAGCTATGTATTCTGAAAGATTGGGTAATTCCCGGGAGATATAGATGAGAGTACTTGTAACAGGCGGCGCCGGATTCATTGGCAGCCACCTTTGTGAAAGACTGCTTTCTGAAGGGCACGAAGTGCTGGCGATGGATAACCTTATCACCGGGTCGACTGATAACATCGCGCATCTGGCCGGTAACGACAGCTTCACATTCATTCATCATGATGTGACAAATTACATTTTTTTGCAGGGAGAACTCGATTTCATTTTTCACCTTGCTTCTCCCGCGAGTCCGGCTGACTATCTTGCCTTTCCGATTCAAACGCTGAAGGTCGGATCGCTGGGAACTCATAAAACCCTGGGTCTCGCAAAGGAGAAGAACGCCGGTTTCCTGCTGGCTTCAACCAGTGAAGTCTATGGAGATCCTCTTGTTCATCCTCAGACTGAGGATTACTGGGGGAATGTGAATCCGGTAGGTCCAAGAGGAGTTTATGA
This Candidatus Aegiribacteria sp. DNA region includes the following protein-coding sequences:
- a CDS encoding NTP transferase domain-containing protein codes for the protein MKGVVLAGGLGTRLRPLTSITNKHLLPVYDQPMIFYPLQKLAEAGIRDVMLVTGGNSAGDFLRLLGDGSHFGLDTLNYAYQTKEGGIAEAIGLTKAFVGGDKFVVILGDNIIEDSLEPHVETFRKQENGARILLKEVNNPRDYGVAEIEGDRIISIVEKPEYPRSSYAVIGVYMYDDYAFEVIDALKPSARGELEVTDINNAYLSAGKLRADIIEGWWADSGSSIDGLLQAGIRARELRLQVVDGRKM
- the rfbB gene encoding dTDP-glucose 4,6-dehydratase, encoding MKLLVTGGAGFIGSNFTRMAIKNNPSWKVTVLDKLTYAGRRENLADLEDNSRFAFIRGDICDPTVVAEAMNGCDAIINFAAETHVDRSIDDSSSFVRTDIEGVRILLEEFRKEKRNLFLQISTDEVYGSVESGKSREGDVLAPRSPYAASKAGGELLAMSYWTTHKTPVVVTRASNNYGPWQYPEKLFPLFITNALDGESLPLYGDGLNRRDWMYVFDHCRALMLILDNPAPGSVYNIGAGEEHANREVTDGILAATDADPGLVRYIDDRPGHDRRYALDVSCIKEKLGWKAEIPFEEGLELTVAWYKNNRAWWEEIKSGRFREYYRAMYSERLGNSREI